One Danio aesculapii chromosome 22, fDanAes4.1, whole genome shotgun sequence genomic window carries:
- the eps8l3a gene encoding epidermal growth factor receptor kinase substrate 8-like protein 3 produces the protein MLRDSSPFGWSGGYTESLRSSVTAADESSSDVLDLSRPSAKSIYHQRKEYAESVNRQMHQFQHRVEHLFTCELDGQQICDVDDCLERLKYLDATGRVWGQDVILEVQDAALRLADIETREVLESWPLSSVLELKAVLDESVYDSLLTISVREQGSRTVSVFMFQSETLRADYLKKDLQRLLQNSRDDPRQSNRSKAPVGNIMQKNSRRVSPPPELILQRLAERWAAPDYDDSPAATPPTSRNNSTHPKVVAPPPQTKTPPHQQATPPRTEEPPIRQAPSPQKPYTERERNVDILNHLINDIEAFVGRLTAVAPKMDKKKKKKKQKAVKGMPSDEEFTVCLRKIKMAFNLLGKLQGKIDNPSAAELTHCLFSILELVVYHCNEDLPQSIVAPLFEPECVVFLSEEATPEEDHLWQSLGDAWNIPSTKWPEDDDDIPTFTPVFDDGWEPPAIRNPEPAYKPISKQEPAYKPISKQEPTYKQTSKEDTPRTSVARQMSRIAEPELEPEQSELPASFMRAIFDFSARNDRELSITKGEELQLLDMSKKWWKVKNQRGQIGFVPNNMLQQQQQNQEEEKEEAPSAPALNRKSRPEEVRAWLEHKGFSKITVRCLGGVSGSMLLGMTRDELKTICPEEGGRVFYQLQNIKSALAMASEVRPMI, from the exons ATGCTGCGGGATTCGAGTCCGTTCGGCTGGTCCGGCGGTTACACTGAATCACTCCGCTCCAG tGTAACTGCAGCGGACGAGTCGTCTTCAGATGTGTTGGATTTATCCAGACCCAGCGCTAAATCCATTTACC ATCAGAGGAAGGAATATGCAGAGTCTGTGAACAGACAGATGCATCAGTTCCAGCACCGCGTGGAG CATCTGTTCACCTGTGAGCTGGACGGTCAGCAGATCTGTGATGTGGATGACTGTCTGGAGCGGCTGAAGTATCTGGACGCCACGGGTCGGGTCTGGGGTCAGGACGTCATTCTGGAGGTGCAAGATGCAGCTCTGCGACTGGCCGACATCGAGACCAGG GAGGTGCTGGAGTCCTGGCCACTGAGCAGCGTTCTGGAGCTGAAGGCTGTTCTGGATGAGAGCGTTTACGACTCGCTGCTGACCATCTCAGTGAGGGAACAAGGCAGTCGAACTGTCAGCGTCTTCATGTTCCAGAGCGAAACTCTCAGG GCTGATTATCTGAAGAAGGACCTCCAGCGGCTCCTGCAGAACAGCAGAGATGACCCCAGACAGAGTAACAGGAG TAAAGCTCCCGTAGGAAACATCATGCAGAAAAACTCCAGACGAGTATCTCCTCCACCAGAGCTGATCCTCCAGAGACTCGCTGAACGCTGGGCCGCGCCGGACTATG ATGACAGTCCAGCCGCTACTCCACCCACTTCCAGAAACAACTCCACCCATCCTAAAGTAGTGGCCCCGCCCCCTCAAACAAAAACTCCACCTCACCAACAGGCCACACCCCCTCGTACAGAAGAACCGCCCATCAGACAAGCCCCATCCCCTCAGAAGCCGTATACGGAGCGTGAGAGGAACGTG gATATCCTGAATCATCTTATAAACGACATTGAAGCGTTCGTTGGCAGACTGACGGCCGTCGCACCAAAGATggacaagaagaagaagaagaaaaagcagAAAG CTGTGAAGGGAATGCCGTCAGATGAAGAGTTCACCGTCTGTCTGAGGAAGATCAAGATGGCCTTCAACCTGCTG GGCAAACTGCAGGGGAAGATAGACAACCCCAGCGCTGCTGAACTCACACACTGCCTGTTCTCCATACTGGAGCTG gtGGTGTATCACTGTAACGAGGATCTTCCTCAGTCAATCGTGGCTCCTCTCTTCGAGCCGGAGTGTGTGGTGTTTCTGAGTGAGGAGGCCACGCCGGAGGAAGATCATCTGTGGCAGTCACTGGGAGACGCCTGGAACATCCCAAG caCTAAGTGGccggaggatgatgatgatattcCCACATTCACGCCGGTGTTTGATGATGGTTGGGAGCCGCCGGCTATTAGGAACCCGGAGCCCGCATATAAACCAATCAGCAAGCAAGAGCCTGCATATAAACCAATCAGCAAGCAGGAGCCCACATATAAACAAACGAGCAAAGAAGACACACCACGAACATCTGTGGCTCGACAGATG AGCCGTATAGCAGAGCCGGAGCTTGAGCCAGAGCAGAG tgagCTGCCGGCGAGTTTCATGCGAGCGATATTTGATTTCTCAGCTCGTAACGACAGAGAGCTTTCCATCACTAAAGGAGAAGAGCTGCAG CTGCTGGACATGTCGAAGAAGTGGTGGAAGGTGAAGAATCAGAGAGGGCAGATCGGCTTCGTCCCGAATAACAtgcttcagcagcagcagcagaatcaggaggaggagaaagag GAAGCTCCGTCTGCTCCTGCGCTCAACAGGAAGTCCAGGCCGGAGGAGGTGCGGGCATGGCTGGAGCATAAGGGATTCAGTAAAAT TACGGTTCGCTGTCTAGGGGGCGTCAGCGGCTCGATGTTGTTGGGAATGACACGCGACGAACTGAAAACGATCTGTCCTGAAGAGGGCGGACGTGTTTTCTACCAGCTGCAGAACATCAAATCTGCGCTCGCG ATGGCCAGTGAAGTGAGACCGATGATTTGA